The proteins below come from a single Zea mays cultivar B73 chromosome 8, Zm-B73-REFERENCE-NAM-5.0, whole genome shotgun sequence genomic window:
- the LOC103636031 gene encoding uncharacterized protein yields MQSEKKTYNDAGEPSEEKGEEHCIQPVYFLRRSSGDPLHSELQKGIKFLWFDGKLSQKHKEKVLKEFSESQDKLVLMMSLKAGGVGLNLIAVSNVFYDGSMVESSCGRAGFHENSPYWAEKRGPSQKLHRQGYCRGASGCNRSKCASRGWFLGRSLMRRFVALALSISRCCLNDCCHELPMCIADAMSLMLL; encoded by the exons ATGCAAAGTGAAAAAAAAACTTATAATGATGCTGGAGAGCCTTcagaagaaaagggagaagagCATTGTATTCAGCCAGTTTACTTCCTTCGTCGATCTTCTGGAGACCCCCTTCACTCAGAACTTCAGAAGGGTATCAAGTTCTTGTGGTTTGATGGCAAGCTGAGCCAGAAGCATAaagaaaaagttctgaaggagtTCAGTGAAAGTCAGGACAAGCTG GTGCTAATGATGTCACTCAAAGCTGGAGGTGTAGGGCTAAATCTAATTGCTGTCTCCAATGTTTTTTACGATG GATCCATGGTGGAATCCAGCTGTGGAAGAGCAGGCTTTCATGAGAATTCACCGTATTGGGCAGAAAAGAGAGGTCCGAGTCAAAAGCTTCATCGTCAAG GATACTGTCGAGGAGCTAGCGGATGCAACAGGTCCAAATGCGCAAGCAGAGGATGGTTTCTGGGGCGCTCACTGATGAGGAGATTCGTGGCGCTCGCATTGAGCATCTCAAGATGTTGTTTAAATGATTGCTGCCATGAACTCCCGATGTGTATAGCTGACGCTATGTCGTTGATGCTTTTGTAG